The following coding sequences lie in one Megalodesulfovibrio gigas DSM 1382 = ATCC 19364 genomic window:
- a CDS encoding FtsX-like permease family protein, with protein sequence MNRTRLLLVALLCLCWSMPVLAQAQPSALPAGLQERVAERIRALSASGDRSLGSPGLQEAAGYIEAYFHGVFADWDAGANAATNDSDDEDTQGLRIGRLRFSVPTPGLQPGKQCWLARTDTGQGLPVHPLQMNAIAPGTIPAPGVEGQAIYVGKGELADFNGMDVNGSIVFMDLDSSKHWANAATLGALAVIYVDDPAATGAPRWLFEDKLELTPVDFPRFWMPRAALEAWLDRPLPATPGPLAGSTLQVQLVAPTTWRNIQTDNLFAFLPGSDPALADELLVFEAFYDSTAYVPGKSPGADEASSLTALLELAAHFAKHPPSRSVLLLASSGHAQAHAGLRQLYGALEMPSRQLRQDRRELTQRINQTEAARQALEALVQGDPTAMDPGDPREKLALEAIQSVVKTEVDQLSTRLMRLRLEAADTLALTATQTMEARSEEIRRLAEERMGYRRLLFLQHFNQASTQDITRLQVMLPLAMAELAVRERDVKARQRAMRANESIKKLLQDKALKAHISLHLSSQGDGIGAFDRGFLYDIREDVNRSRYFTDIDELLRAQNEQLAAEGVDPLLRDTLRPSRLRTWESWLPDQPDLAGEVPALAGRIGLTLATVHDARHCWGTPYDLPEKVDTAFLARQINYVTRLAGKLAGAPMPWEAAEAPNGFSFLSGRANLLRQGEVFPDRPAEGSIVCCFQGMSRFYATVDSLGEFSIPGLADSKRTQHKAVLEVFRFEPETGRVLWTVDKAATGLNNYRVKMARRAMETTLTLFTCGQIDFYDTLEPRSFRFMTIPALFDGRTETLPMRYWYSRLDTRSSTANALFLEPGTPLKLTLSDTVLGRKLLLLNATADKPTGRGFIVGETARIDAAPWQAANDMWTLLEPRVKNLEERGIVNERLRELMDAGKQALEEARLSLLERRYDRFMESARSSWALASRVYNDVEKTTRDVLIGVLFYVALFAPFAYCFERLVFGFAHIHQRILGFLGALTGTIGIIYLAHPAFELTYSPLVVILAFFILGLSLLVAAIIFLRFEREMADLQRQARHLKSTEISAASAFSAAFVLGVSNLRRRPVRTALTCVTLIILTFTIMNFTAVKSVRQHTASRFGDQTPYHGILLKHFGWQDLPQEAWDAVRDTLSPLGTTTPRAWYVTQDRGRPPLVPVHRHGLLADAQGAVGLSHLEPAVTGLDSILVAGRWLAEGQRGEVLLPDRMAALLDVSPEDPSRNTVKIWGMDFTVVGVFDHVRLREAADLDGEPLTPVFYPRETVFELSDQESEALEGDPGAMRLQSRYEHVDTDQIVILPYAVLMSMSKGGGGLGGGGRLKSLAFAPAPGVGLRDLAADLADRFNMMLFYAEPETHATGGAQPGSYLYYAGEALSYSGAPNIVIPLIISACIVLNTMIGSVFERKREIAVYTSVGLAPSHVAFLFVAEALAFAVLSVVAGYILAQGAAAVLAGTPLWAGMTANYSSLAGVAAMVLVILVVLVSVLYPSRMAANIAIPDVNRSWTMPRTEGDVLMLTLPFLVKVQEMGTAGGFLVNWFQAHEDVTHGQFAAAEMQYAFLRGKDVPSFVPEELFREDICFSLEMRVWLAPFDFGVRQRARLVFCPSEQYPGFREIKVRLQREAGEHGVWINLNKGFLNSLRKQLLVWRSLEDDARQAFEKDLKRCLVTDRSDAWQPQECFNS encoded by the coding sequence TTGAACCGCACTCGCCTGCTTTTGGTTGCGCTCCTGTGCCTGTGCTGGAGTATGCCGGTCCTGGCCCAGGCGCAGCCTTCCGCCCTCCCCGCCGGCCTGCAGGAGCGTGTGGCCGAGCGCATCCGCGCCCTGAGCGCCTCTGGCGATCGCAGCCTGGGCTCGCCGGGACTGCAGGAGGCAGCCGGATACATCGAAGCCTATTTCCATGGCGTCTTCGCCGACTGGGATGCCGGCGCCAACGCCGCGACAAACGACAGCGACGACGAAGACACCCAGGGCCTGCGCATCGGCCGTCTGCGCTTCAGCGTGCCCACGCCGGGCCTGCAGCCGGGCAAGCAGTGCTGGCTGGCCAGGACCGATACCGGCCAGGGCCTGCCCGTGCACCCGTTGCAGATGAACGCCATCGCCCCCGGCACCATCCCGGCCCCCGGCGTCGAGGGTCAGGCCATCTACGTGGGCAAAGGCGAACTGGCCGACTTCAACGGCATGGACGTCAATGGCAGCATTGTGTTCATGGATCTGGACTCGTCCAAGCACTGGGCCAACGCCGCCACCCTGGGCGCCCTGGCCGTGATCTATGTGGACGACCCCGCCGCCACAGGCGCGCCGCGCTGGCTTTTTGAAGACAAGCTGGAACTGACCCCCGTGGATTTCCCCCGCTTCTGGATGCCCCGTGCGGCGCTGGAAGCCTGGCTGGACAGGCCGCTGCCCGCCACCCCCGGGCCGCTGGCCGGAAGCACCCTGCAGGTGCAGTTGGTGGCCCCCACCACATGGCGGAACATCCAGACAGACAATCTCTTTGCCTTCCTTCCCGGCAGCGATCCGGCCCTGGCCGATGAGCTGTTGGTGTTCGAGGCCTTTTACGATTCCACGGCCTACGTGCCCGGCAAGTCCCCCGGGGCGGACGAGGCCTCCTCCCTGACGGCCCTGCTGGAACTGGCCGCGCACTTCGCCAAACACCCCCCCAGCCGCAGCGTGCTGCTGCTGGCCAGCTCCGGCCACGCCCAGGCCCATGCCGGCCTGCGTCAGCTCTACGGCGCCCTGGAGATGCCCAGCCGGCAGTTGCGCCAGGATCGCCGCGAACTGACCCAGCGCATCAACCAGACCGAAGCCGCCCGCCAGGCCCTGGAAGCCCTTGTCCAGGGCGATCCCACGGCCATGGATCCAGGCGACCCGCGCGAAAAGCTGGCCCTGGAGGCCATCCAGTCCGTGGTCAAGACCGAGGTGGATCAGCTCTCCACCCGGCTCATGCGCCTCAGGCTCGAAGCGGCGGATACCCTGGCCCTCACCGCCACCCAGACCATGGAGGCGCGCTCCGAGGAAATCCGTCGCCTGGCCGAAGAGCGCATGGGCTACCGCAGGCTGCTGTTTCTGCAGCACTTCAACCAGGCTTCCACCCAGGATATCACACGCCTGCAGGTCATGCTGCCCCTGGCCATGGCCGAACTGGCCGTGCGCGAACGCGACGTCAAGGCCCGGCAGCGGGCCATGCGAGCCAATGAATCCATCAAGAAGCTGCTGCAGGACAAGGCGCTCAAGGCCCACATCTCCCTGCATCTTTCCAGCCAGGGGGACGGGATTGGCGCGTTTGATCGCGGTTTCTTGTACGACATCCGCGAGGACGTGAACCGTTCCCGCTATTTTACGGACATCGACGAACTGCTGCGCGCCCAGAACGAGCAGCTCGCTGCCGAAGGCGTGGACCCGCTGCTGCGCGACACCCTGCGCCCCAGCCGTCTGCGCACCTGGGAAAGCTGGCTTCCGGACCAGCCCGATCTGGCCGGCGAGGTCCCGGCCCTGGCCGGCCGCATCGGCCTGACCCTGGCCACGGTGCACGACGCCCGCCACTGCTGGGGCACCCCCTACGACCTGCCCGAAAAGGTGGACACGGCCTTCCTGGCCCGGCAGATCAACTACGTCACCCGTCTGGCCGGCAAGCTGGCCGGGGCCCCCATGCCCTGGGAGGCCGCCGAGGCGCCCAACGGCTTCTCCTTCCTCTCCGGCCGGGCCAATCTGTTGCGCCAGGGCGAGGTGTTCCCGGACCGGCCCGCCGAAGGGTCCATCGTCTGCTGCTTCCAGGGCATGTCCCGCTTTTACGCCACCGTGGACTCCCTGGGCGAGTTCTCCATCCCCGGCCTGGCCGACTCCAAGCGCACCCAGCACAAAGCCGTGCTGGAAGTCTTCCGCTTCGAGCCCGAAACCGGCCGCGTGCTCTGGACCGTGGACAAGGCCGCCACCGGGCTGAACAACTATCGCGTCAAGATGGCCCGCCGGGCCATGGAAACCACCCTGACCCTGTTCACCTGCGGGCAGATCGATTTCTACGATACCCTGGAGCCCCGCTCCTTCCGGTTCATGACCATCCCCGCCTTGTTCGACGGCCGCACCGAAACCCTGCCCATGCGCTACTGGTACAGCCGGTTGGACACCCGATCCTCCACGGCCAATGCTCTTTTCCTGGAGCCGGGCACGCCCCTGAAGCTGACCCTCTCCGACACCGTGCTGGGCCGCAAGCTGCTGCTCCTGAACGCCACGGCGGACAAACCCACGGGCCGGGGGTTCATCGTCGGCGAAACCGCGCGCATCGACGCCGCTCCCTGGCAGGCCGCCAACGACATGTGGACCCTGCTGGAACCGCGGGTGAAGAATCTGGAAGAACGCGGCATCGTCAACGAACGGTTGCGTGAACTCATGGACGCCGGCAAGCAGGCCCTGGAAGAGGCCCGTCTGTCCCTGCTGGAACGGCGCTACGACCGCTTCATGGAATCAGCCCGCTCGTCCTGGGCGCTGGCCTCCCGGGTGTACAACGATGTGGAAAAAACCACGCGGGACGTGCTCATCGGCGTGCTGTTCTACGTGGCCCTGTTCGCCCCCTTTGCCTACTGCTTCGAGCGGCTGGTGTTCGGATTTGCTCATATCCACCAGCGAATTCTGGGCTTCCTGGGCGCCCTGACCGGCACCATCGGCATCATTTATCTGGCCCACCCGGCCTTCGAGCTGACCTACTCGCCCCTGGTGGTCATTCTGGCGTTCTTCATCCTGGGCCTGTCCCTGCTGGTGGCGGCCATCATTTTCCTGCGATTCGAGCGGGAAATGGCAGACCTGCAACGCCAGGCCCGGCACCTGAAATCCACGGAAATAAGCGCGGCGTCTGCCTTCAGTGCAGCCTTTGTGCTGGGGGTGAGCAACCTGCGGCGTCGGCCGGTGCGCACGGCCCTCACGTGCGTCACCCTCATCATCCTCACCTTCACCATCATGAACTTCACGGCCGTGAAGAGCGTGCGCCAGCACACGGCCAGTCGCTTTGGGGATCAGACGCCCTATCACGGCATCCTGCTCAAACATTTCGGCTGGCAGGACCTGCCGCAGGAAGCCTGGGACGCCGTGCGCGACACCCTGTCTCCCCTGGGGACCACCACCCCCCGGGCCTGGTACGTGACCCAGGACCGCGGCCGGCCGCCCCTGGTGCCGGTGCATCGGCATGGGCTGCTGGCCGACGCCCAGGGCGCGGTGGGGCTCTCGCATCTGGAGCCCGCCGTGACCGGGCTGGACAGCATTCTCGTGGCTGGCCGCTGGCTGGCCGAAGGTCAGCGCGGCGAGGTGCTGCTGCCGGATCGCATGGCCGCCCTGCTGGACGTCTCCCCGGAGGATCCCTCCCGCAACACGGTGAAGATCTGGGGCATGGACTTCACGGTGGTGGGGGTCTTCGATCATGTCCGCCTGCGCGAGGCTGCGGATCTGGACGGCGAGCCCCTGACGCCGGTGTTCTACCCGCGCGAGACAGTGTTCGAGCTGTCGGACCAGGAATCCGAGGCCCTGGAGGGCGATCCTGGCGCCATGCGCCTGCAGTCCCGGTATGAGCATGTGGATACGGATCAGATCGTCATCCTGCCGTATGCCGTGCTCATGTCCATGAGCAAGGGCGGCGGCGGCCTGGGCGGCGGCGGCCGGCTCAAGAGCCTGGCCTTTGCCCCGGCCCCGGGTGTCGGCCTGCGGGATCTGGCGGCCGATCTGGCGGACCGCTTCAACATGATGCTGTTCTATGCGGAACCAGAGACGCATGCCACCGGCGGGGCGCAGCCGGGCAGTTATCTGTATTACGCCGGGGAGGCGCTCTCGTACAGCGGCGCGCCCAACATCGTCATTCCACTTATCATTTCCGCCTGCATCGTGCTCAACACCATGATTGGCAGCGTGTTCGAGCGCAAGCGGGAGATCGCCGTATACACCTCCGTGGGTCTGGCGCCCTCCCACGTGGCCTTCCTGTTTGTGGCCGAGGCCCTGGCCTTTGCCGTGCTCTCGGTGGTGGCCGGGTACATCCTGGCCCAGGGCGCGGCGGCGGTGCTGGCCGGCACGCCGTTGTGGGCCGGCATGACGGCGAACTATTCCTCCCTGGCCGGGGTGGCAGCCATGGTGCTGGTGATTCTGGTGGTGCTCGTCTCGGTGCTGTATCCCTCGCGCATGGCGGCCAACATCGCCATCCCGGACGTCAACCGCTCCTGGACCATGCCGCGCACCGAAGGGGACGTGCTCATGCTCACCCTGCCCTTCCTGGTAAAAGTGCAGGAGATGGGCACGGCCGGCGGGTTTCTGGTAAACTGGTTCCAGGCCCATGAAGACGTGACGCACGGCCAGTTCGCCGCCGCGGAAATGCAGTATGCCTTCCTGCGCGGCAAGGATGTGCCGAGCTTTGTGCCCGAAGAGCTGTTCCGGGAGGACATCTGCTTCAGCCTGGAGATGCGGGTGTGGCTGGCGCCCTTCGACTTTGGCGTCCGACAGCGGGCGCGGCTGGTGTTCTGCCCGTCCGAACAGTATCCCGGCTTTCGGGAAATCAAGGTCCGTCTGCAGCGGGAGGCGGGCGAACATGGCGTGTGGATCAATCTGAACAAGGGATTCCTGAACAGCCTGCGCAAGCAGTTGCTGGTGTGGCGCTCCCTGGAAGACGACGCACGTCAGGCCTTTGAAAAGGATCTCAAACGTTGCCTGGTGACGGACCGTTCGGACGCCTGGCAGCCGCAGGAGTGCTTCAACTCGTGA
- a CDS encoding glycosyltransferase family protein, producing MSVLFYTQHVLGMGHLFRSLAVAEALGPEPVHLITGGAEAPAALPAHVHHLPLPPLMMDADFSRLHLGDADSAAEIDPARREALVTARFTERTDRLRRALAEIRPDLLLVELYPFGRKRFGREILPLLEDARAAGVPVVCSLRDILVEKKDQDAFERRVLETLHRHFSALLIHSDPALFPLEATFQRAGEIAVPLAYSGYVAPPAVDGTALRQSLHLAPGEALLLASIGGGAVGLELMRAVLQASRLLHPARPHRLLAFAGPFMAEADFRSLQRLTENAPWIVLERFSARFQELLAAADGSVSLAGYNTVMGLLVQGVPGLVLPFDQNREQRLRAEALARRGLLELLTPQELEPALLAARLDSLLHTGRRSRSKDIDLDGAAASARILRQWRERWRR from the coding sequence ATGAGCGTCCTGTTCTACACGCAGCATGTCCTGGGCATGGGGCACCTCTTCCGCAGTCTGGCCGTGGCCGAGGCCCTGGGGCCGGAGCCCGTGCATCTGATCACCGGCGGGGCCGAGGCGCCGGCCGCCCTGCCCGCCCATGTGCACCACCTGCCCCTGCCGCCTCTGATGATGGACGCGGACTTTTCCCGGCTGCATCTGGGAGACGCAGACAGCGCCGCCGAGATCGACCCGGCCCGGCGCGAAGCACTGGTGACGGCCCGATTCACGGAACGCACGGATCGCCTGCGCCGCGCCCTGGCCGAGATCCGGCCCGACCTGTTGCTGGTGGAGCTGTATCCCTTCGGCCGCAAGCGCTTCGGCCGGGAGATCCTGCCCCTGCTGGAGGACGCCCGCGCCGCCGGCGTGCCCGTGGTCTGCAGCCTGCGGGATATTCTGGTGGAGAAAAAGGATCAGGACGCCTTCGAACGCCGCGTGCTGGAAACGCTGCACCGTCACTTCTCCGCGCTCCTCATCCACAGCGATCCTGCCCTGTTCCCCCTGGAGGCCACCTTCCAGCGCGCCGGCGAAATCGCCGTGCCCCTGGCCTACAGCGGCTATGTGGCCCCGCCCGCCGTGGACGGCACCGCCCTGCGCCAATCCTTGCATCTGGCCCCCGGCGAAGCCTTGTTGCTGGCCAGCATCGGCGGCGGCGCCGTGGGACTGGAACTCATGCGGGCCGTGCTGCAGGCCTCCCGGCTGCTGCATCCCGCCCGTCCGCATCGGCTGCTGGCCTTTGCCGGGCCGTTCATGGCCGAAGCCGACTTCCGCAGCCTGCAACGCCTGACCGAAAACGCCCCGTGGATCGTCCTGGAACGCTTTTCCGCCAGATTCCAGGAGCTGCTGGCCGCGGCGGACGGCTCCGTGAGTCTGGCCGGGTACAACACCGTCATGGGACTGTTGGTCCAGGGCGTCCCGGGGCTGGTGCTGCCCTTCGACCAGAACCGCGAGCAGCGCCTGCGGGCCGAGGCCCTGGCCCGGCGCGGACTGCTGGAACTGCTGACGCCGCAGGAGCTGGAACCCGCGCTGCTGGCGGCGCGTCTGGACTCCCTGTTGCACACGGGCCGCCGGTCGCGGTCGAAGGATATCGACCTGGACGGCGCGGCCGCCTCGGCCCGCATCCTGCGCCAATGGCGCGAGCGTTGGAGGCGTTGA
- a CDS encoding ABC transporter ATP-binding protein — protein sequence MQHAETTAPAVSPAPGEAAPGTHAARRANGRTIVRVINVKKEFQLGKHRVQALKGVDLEIMAGEYLSIMGPSGSGKSTLFNMIGGLDKPSEGKVFIDEVDVSQLDAYELAWLRNRKIGYIFQTFNLIPVMTALENVTLPMTFAGVHADEAARKGIELLKLVGLGERYQHKPLELSGGQQQRVAIARSLANDPAIVLADEPTGNLDLTTGEEIIDLLKTLSVERGVTIISATHDHKMLNVSDRVVFIRDGRVDRIQAREEMSIVIGAVGLSEEKRPFDGACPIE from the coding sequence ATGCAGCACGCTGAAACCACCGCACCTGCCGTTTCCCCTGCCCCGGGCGAGGCCGCCCCGGGCACGCATGCCGCCAGGCGTGCCAATGGGCGCACCATCGTGCGGGTAATCAACGTCAAAAAAGAATTCCAGCTCGGCAAGCACCGGGTGCAGGCCCTCAAGGGCGTGGACCTGGAGATCATGGCCGGGGAATATCTGTCCATCATGGGGCCTTCCGGGTCCGGCAAGTCCACCCTGTTCAACATGATCGGCGGATTGGACAAGCCCTCGGAAGGCAAGGTCTTTATTGATGAGGTGGACGTCTCCCAGCTGGACGCCTACGAGCTGGCCTGGCTGCGCAACCGCAAGATCGGCTACATCTTCCAGACCTTCAACCTCATTCCGGTGATGACGGCCCTGGAAAATGTCACCCTGCCCATGACCTTTGCCGGTGTGCACGCCGACGAGGCCGCCCGCAAGGGCATTGAGCTGCTCAAGCTGGTGGGGCTGGGAGAACGCTACCAACACAAGCCCCTGGAGCTTTCCGGCGGGCAGCAACAGCGCGTGGCCATCGCCCGCAGTCTGGCCAACGATCCGGCCATCGTCCTGGCCGACGAGCCCACCGGCAACCTGGATCTGACCACGGGCGAAGAAATCATCGACCTGCTGAAGACGCTTTCTGTGGAACGCGGCGTGACCATCATTTCCGCAACGCACGACCACAAAATGCTCAATGTGTCCGACCGGGTGGTCTTCATCCGCGACGGCCGCGTGGACCGCATCCAGGCCCGGGAAGAGATGTCCATCGTCATTGGCGCAGTGGGACTTTCCGAAGAAAAACGCCCCTTTGACGGCGCATGCCCCATTGAATAA
- a CDS encoding DUF6785 family protein, protein MSTTTGTSTPAAPDSKAAPASRGLRWPALGVGLLLGLGLCAVTPWHNAYLQGTSLAGGHFPLAPFCISFVLVLLTALAARLTHTRPLLSGAEHLAIWALMTVVSGFGWTGLARTFLVNITTPTYFASAGNRWEEVFGGVLPDAWHVTNATSVKTMYNGLEGGRGLSTLEILGRIPWESWVMPLVTWGVFLALAFWVMLCLTSILGKQWVVNERVNFPLMRAPQLLDEHLEAGTLGTFLADKHLLLGLSIPMLLHTWNGLSAVLPSIPLIPTVLMMGDYFPKHGVLAGFHKLKLSIYPAFIGFAFLTTRQISLSFWVFFLAAGLLGGMLASMGLQPPPAALGLTFGPSIASPEEAQTIGAFLVFFLFLIWLGRRQLRLSLRCAVRGRAAVFGELCSESLDARDNVSWMHPGVAVWGSVLGLAFLTGWAGWYGLPLAPTLTFLLVGFMTLVVTSRLVCQGGVPYYAFAAAPMDGLLGLFGASFFGPAGILGLAVMQKVLFLDVRESLMPSLFHAAKAGENVRGRGRLFVALCLALGLGAAVALGAMLVLAHKYGMRDLSVDWAQRTSISMYETAQQLMEVGQSPRPWVITYAGVGAAVMLLLVACYYKLPWWPIHPLGYLAAYGTGMTHLWFCFLAGWLCNHVTLRYGGAALFRQVRNVFIGMILGDFLMGGAWAIVGLFTDIRYHVFPL, encoded by the coding sequence GTGAGTACCACCACCGGCACGTCCACACCGGCCGCCCCTGATTCCAAGGCAGCACCGGCATCCCGCGGCCTGCGCTGGCCAGCCCTGGGGGTTGGGCTGCTGCTGGGGCTGGGGCTGTGCGCCGTGACCCCCTGGCACAACGCCTACCTGCAAGGCACATCGCTGGCGGGTGGGCATTTTCCGCTGGCGCCGTTCTGCATCAGTTTTGTCCTGGTGCTGCTCACGGCGCTCGCCGCCCGGCTCACCCACACGCGGCCGCTGCTCTCCGGGGCCGAACATCTGGCCATTTGGGCGCTGATGACCGTGGTTTCCGGCTTCGGCTGGACCGGCCTGGCCCGAACCTTCCTGGTGAACATCACCACCCCCACGTACTTTGCCAGCGCCGGAAACCGCTGGGAGGAAGTATTCGGCGGCGTGCTGCCGGATGCCTGGCACGTGACCAACGCCACCAGCGTCAAGACCATGTACAACGGGCTGGAGGGCGGCCGCGGCCTTTCCACCCTTGAGATTCTCGGACGCATCCCCTGGGAGTCCTGGGTCATGCCTCTTGTCACCTGGGGCGTGTTCCTGGCGCTGGCCTTCTGGGTCATGCTCTGCCTGACGAGCATCCTTGGCAAGCAGTGGGTGGTGAACGAGCGGGTGAACTTCCCCCTCATGCGCGCCCCGCAACTGCTGGATGAGCACCTGGAAGCCGGCACCCTGGGCACATTTCTGGCCGACAAGCACCTGCTGCTGGGATTGTCCATCCCGATGCTGTTGCACACCTGGAACGGGCTCTCGGCGGTGCTGCCGTCCATCCCGCTCATCCCCACCGTTCTGATGATGGGCGATTATTTTCCCAAGCACGGCGTGCTCGCGGGATTCCACAAGCTCAAGCTCTCCATCTATCCTGCCTTCATCGGCTTCGCCTTCCTGACCACCCGGCAGATTTCCCTCAGCTTCTGGGTGTTCTTCCTGGCAGCGGGGCTGCTGGGCGGCATGCTGGCCTCCATGGGGCTGCAGCCACCGCCGGCGGCCCTGGGGCTGACCTTCGGGCCGTCCATCGCCAGCCCGGAAGAGGCGCAGACCATTGGCGCGTTTTTGGTGTTCTTCCTGTTCCTGATTTGGCTGGGCCGACGGCAGTTGCGACTCTCGCTGCGTTGCGCCGTGCGTGGCCGGGCTGCCGTATTCGGGGAGCTGTGTTCGGAATCCCTGGACGCCAGGGACAATGTGAGCTGGATGCATCCCGGCGTGGCCGTGTGGGGCTCGGTGCTGGGGCTGGCGTTCCTGACGGGCTGGGCCGGCTGGTACGGCCTGCCCCTGGCGCCGACGCTGACCTTTCTGCTGGTGGGCTTCATGACGCTGGTTGTCACCAGCCGGCTGGTCTGCCAGGGCGGGGTGCCGTATTACGCCTTTGCCGCCGCGCCCATGGATGGACTGCTCGGGCTCTTCGGCGCGTCCTTTTTCGGGCCGGCGGGTATCCTGGGTCTGGCCGTGATGCAGAAAGTGCTGTTTCTGGACGTGCGGGAATCCCTCATGCCCTCGCTGTTCCATGCCGCCAAGGCCGGGGAGAACGTGCGCGGCCGGGGCCGGCTGTTTGTCGCACTGTGTCTGGCCCTGGGCCTGGGCGCAGCCGTGGCCCTGGGGGCCATGCTGGTGCTGGCGCACAAGTACGGCATGCGTGACCTCTCCGTGGATTGGGCGCAGCGGACCAGCATTTCCATGTACGAAACCGCCCAGCAGCTGATGGAAGTGGGCCAGTCCCCGCGGCCATGGGTCATCACGTATGCCGGCGTGGGCGCGGCCGTCATGCTCCTGCTGGTGGCCTGCTATTACAAACTGCCGTGGTGGCCCATCCATCCCCTGGGGTACCTGGCGGCCTACGGCACTGGCATGACACACCTGTGGTTCTGTTTTCTGGCCGGCTGGCTGTGCAACCACGTGACCCTGCGCTATGGCGGCGCAGCACTCTTCCGCCAGGTGCGCAACGTGTTCATCGGCATGATCCTCGGCGACTTCCTCATGGGCGGGGCCTGGGCAATCGTGGGCCTGTTCACGGACATCCGCTACCACGTCTTCCCTCTGTAG
- a CDS encoding ABC transporter permease encodes MSAANGHRRVQRLIVLPWAASVEIAWRNLRVRFLRNVITVISLVLAVAFLSFTMVNVDLARGYLQSGGETAMAHLLRAGYDVDAASGAVGSSAKERWIAVLSLLVCAVGIVNAQLMAVTERFREIGIMKCLGALDSMVLRLFLLEASMQGLAGAAVGSLLGGLGAALLALLRFGPSAFAGLSFAALLGSLGLALLAGVGLCFVGVSYPAYVAARMQPVVAMKAEL; translated from the coding sequence ATGTCTGCTGCGAACGGCCACCGCCGCGTCCAACGCCTCATCGTGCTGCCCTGGGCGGCCTCGGTGGAAATCGCCTGGCGCAACCTGCGGGTGCGGTTTCTGCGCAATGTCATCACGGTCATCAGCCTGGTGCTGGCCGTGGCCTTTCTGAGCTTCACCATGGTCAACGTGGATTTGGCCCGGGGCTACCTGCAGTCCGGGGGAGAGACCGCCATGGCCCATCTGCTGCGCGCCGGCTACGATGTGGACGCCGCCAGCGGCGCCGTGGGCTCCAGCGCCAAGGAGCGCTGGATTGCCGTGCTTTCATTGCTGGTGTGCGCCGTGGGCATCGTCAATGCCCAGCTCATGGCGGTGACGGAGCGGTTCCGGGAAATCGGGATCATGAAATGCCTGGGCGCGCTGGATTCCATGGTCCTCCGGCTGTTTCTGCTGGAAGCGAGCATGCAGGGTCTGGCCGGCGCAGCCGTGGGCAGCCTGCTGGGCGGCCTGGGGGCGGCGCTGCTGGCGCTGCTGCGCTTCGGGCCCAGCGCTTTTGCCGGGCTGTCGTTTGCCGCGCTGCTGGGTTCCCTGGGTCTGGCGCTGCTGGCCGGGGTGGGGCTGTGCTTCGTCGGCGTGAGCTACCCCGCCTATGTGGCCGCCCGCATGCAACCTGTGGTGGCCATGAAGGCCGAGCTCTAA
- a CDS encoding polysaccharide deacetylase family protein, translated as MAVRTTPCALWRTVPHDALRQARQALDRGLDRLDAPACPVFFRADDCGVPGNVWQEFVHLFLLRRLPLAPSLVPAWLTAARWKILAAQVAAAPTLFAWHQHGRQHVNHETAGKKMEFGPARTREEKHLDLTAGRLRLETLLGPAFLPLFTPPWNRVDEDTLELLAELGYAAISRSRNARPPALPSLPDVYINVDLHTRKEPTPDAAWTGLLQELEDGAAAGRIGIMCHHQRMNRAALDWLAGFLSLLAGHQRLEPAAMIGRGHGAEGASPAHPTLVTIA; from the coding sequence ATGGCCGTGCGCACCACCCCCTGCGCCCTGTGGCGCACCGTGCCCCACGATGCCCTGCGGCAGGCCCGTCAGGCGTTGGATCGTGGGCTGGATCGATTGGACGCCCCTGCCTGCCCGGTGTTCTTCCGGGCGGACGATTGCGGCGTGCCCGGCAATGTCTGGCAGGAATTCGTCCACCTGTTTCTCCTGCGCCGGCTGCCCCTGGCGCCCTCCCTGGTGCCGGCCTGGCTCACCGCCGCGCGCTGGAAGATCCTCGCCGCCCAGGTCGCGGCCGCGCCGACGCTCTTCGCCTGGCATCAGCATGGCCGTCAGCACGTCAATCACGAAACAGCGGGCAAGAAAATGGAATTCGGCCCTGCCAGGACCAGGGAGGAAAAACACCTGGATCTGACTGCAGGCCGGCTCCGGCTGGAAACCCTCCTGGGGCCGGCCTTCCTGCCCCTCTTTACCCCGCCCTGGAACCGCGTGGATGAAGACACCCTGGAGCTGCTGGCAGAGCTGGGATATGCCGCCATCTCCCGTTCCCGCAACGCCCGGCCGCCTGCGCTCCCCAGCCTGCCGGATGTGTACATCAATGTGGACCTGCATACCCGCAAGGAACCGACTCCGGACGCAGCCTGGACGGGCCTGCTGCAGGAACTGGAAGACGGCGCGGCGGCCGGACGCATCGGCATCATGTGCCATCATCAGCGCATGAACCGGGCGGCCCTGGACTGGCTGGCCGGTTTCCTGTCCCTGCTGGCGGGGCATCAACGCCTGGAGCCGGCAGCCATGATCGGACGGGGGCACGGCGCGGAGGGCGCGAGTCCGGCTCATCCAACACTTGTCACCATTGCTTAA